A genomic window from Indicator indicator isolate 239-I01 chromosome 10, UM_Iind_1.1, whole genome shotgun sequence includes:
- the S1PR1 gene encoding sphingosine 1-phosphate receptor 1: protein MSSSTTTSLKVVSSLANTDVNYVIKEHYNYTGKLNENADSGIKVTSVVFIIICCFIILENIFVLLTIWKTKKFHRPMYYFIGNLALSDLLAGVAYTANLLLSGHKTYSLTPSQWFVREGSMFVALSASVFSLLAIAIERYITMLKMKLHNGSNSFRSFLLISACWVISAILGGLPIMGWNCISLLSNCSTVLPLYHKHYILFCTTVFTGLLLSIVVLYCRIYSMVRTRSRRLTFRKNITKATRSSEKSLALLKTVIIVLSAFIACWAPLFILLLLDVGCKVKTCPILYKAEYFLVLAVLNSATNPIIYTLTNKEMRRAFIKILCCCKCPPADSGTKFKRPIIGGMEFSRSKSDNSSHPQKEEGDRPETIMSSGNVTSSS from the coding sequence ATGagctccagcaccaccacctcGCTGAAGGTCGTCAGCAGCCTTGCCAACACTGATGTCAACTATGTCATCAAAGAGCATTATAATTACACGGGAAAGCTAAATGAGAATGCAGACAGTGGAATAAAAGTGACATCAGTGGTTTTTATCATCATTTGCTGCTTTATAATCTTAGAGAACATTTTTGTCTTGCTCACCATCTGGAAAACTAAGAAGTTTCACAGACCCATGTACTATTTCATTGGGAACTTGGCTCTTTCTGACTTGCTGGCTGGTGTGGCTTACACTGCCAACCTCCTGCTATCTGGACACAAAACCTATAGCCTCACCCCCTCCCAGTGGTTTGTAAGAGAAGGCAGCATGTTTGTTGCCTTGTCAGCTTCTGTGTTCAGCTTGTTGGCCATTGCCATTGAGAGATACATCACCATGCTGAAGATGAAACTCCACAATGGCAGCAACAGCTTCCGCTCCTTCTTGCTGATCAGTGCTTGCTGGGTTATCTCTGCAATACTTGGGGGACTCCCAATCATGGGCTGGAACTGCATCAGCCTCTTATCCAACTGTTCCACTGTGTTGCCTCTCTACCACAAGCACTATATTCTCTTTTGCACCACAGTTTTCACTGGTCTGTTGCTATCTATTGTCGTCCTCTACTGCAGGATCTACTCCATGGTGAGGACTAGGAGCCGCAGGCTGACATTTCGGAAAAACATTACCAAAGCTACTAGGAGCTCAGAAAAGTCCTTAGCTTTGCTCAAGACAGTGATCATAGTCCTGAGTGCCTTCATTGCCTGCTGGGCTCCCTTGTTCATTCTGCTTTTACTGGATGTGGGGTGTAAAGTGAAGACTTGTCCCATCCTCTATAAAGCAGAGTATTTCTTAGTACTGGCCGTGCTCAATTCAGCCACGAACCCTATCATCTACACTTTGACGAACAAAGAGATGCGGAGGGCTTTCATCaagattctgtgctgctgcaaatgTCCCCCAGCAGACTCTGGGACCAAATTCAAGAGGCCAATCATTGGAGGGATGGAGTTCAGCCGGAGTAAGTCTGACAACTCCTCCCACCCACAGAAGGAGGAAGGCGACCGTCCTGAAACCATCATGTCTTCAGGCAATGTTACCTCATCTTCTTAG